In the genome of Lysobacter sp. 5GHs7-4, the window CAGCGTCCAGGCGAAACGGCGGCCGAAATCGCGCAGTTCCGGATTCTCCTGCTCGTCCAGGCTGGGCATGTCCGGCTCCAGCGCCATGCCGCAGATCGGGCAGGTGCCGGGACCGATCTGGCGCACTTCCGGATGCATAGGACAGGTGTAGACGGTGCCCGCGGGTACCGCCACCGGTTCGGCGGGAGCCGGCGCCAGATACTTGCGCGGATCGGCGATGAACTTGCTGCGGCAGCCGGCCGAACAGAAGGCGTGATCGTGGCCTTCGTGCAAGGCGTGGTGCGGCGTCTGCGTCGGGTCCACACGCATGCCGCAGACCGGATCGATCACGGTGACGGCGTCGTTCTTCGCGGCGGTCTTGTTCGCGCAGCAAGCATGCGCAGGCGCGGCAGGCTTCGGCGCCGCGTGGGCATGGCCGTGATGATCGTGAGCGCTCATGCGTCCTCCTGCGCCAGCGCGGCGAGGATGGGGCAGCGTTCCAGTGCGCCGTGTCCGGGGCAGGCTTCGATCAGGGCACTGAGCCCGTCGCGGATGCGGCCGAGTTCGGCCAGCTTGCGCTCGACGTCGGCGAGTTTCTCGCTCGCGGTCGCTTTGAGTCCGGCCATGTCGTCGCCACGGCTGGCCGACAAGGCCAGCAGGTCGCGGATCTCGACCAGGGTGAAGCCCAGCGCTTTAGCGCGGCGCAGGAAGCGCAGGCGTTCGACATCGCGTTCGTCGTAGGCGCGGTAGCCCGAGGCCTGGCGCTCGGGCGCGGGCAGGATGCCGTTGCGTTCGTAGTAGCGCACGGTGTCGATGGGAACGCCGGCGCGTTTGGCCAGTTGACCGATCTGCATGGCGGCTGAGCCTGTGGAAGTGGAGAGTGGCGCCAGTCTCCGGGCTGGACCATGGTCCAGAGTCAAGCCTTTGCGGACGGCGGCGAAGACAGTCGCCGCCGTCCGCGTCCGGGCTCAGTGGCGGGCGTAGACCGAAACGCCGCCGTCCGCGGTCACCAGCTCCACGGCGTAGGCCTGGGTGCGGCCGTCGGGCATTTCCATGCCCGGCGATCCGGCCGGCATGCCGGGCACGGTCAGACCGCGCGCCTGCGGCCGTTCCTTCAGCATGCGCTGAATATCGCCAACGGGAACGTGGCCCTCGACGAAGTAACCGCCCACCTCGGCCGTGTGGCAGGAGCCCTTGCCGTAGGGCACGCCAAGGCGCTGCTTGATGGCCGACAGATCTTCGCGGTCGCGCACTTCGACCTCGAATCCAGCCGCGCGCACATGCTCCACCCACAGGCTGCAGCAACCGCAGGTCGGGCTCTTGTGGACCACCATCTTCGGCAACTTGGCCTTCGCCTTCGCCGTCGCATGCGCGGTATGCGCGGTATGCGCATCGTGCGGGTGTGCTGCGACGGCGGTGGCGGCAGCAGGCTTGCCGGTCGAAGGCGCAGCCGTGGTCGCCGCGGTTGCGGCAACCGTGGCGGCGGGCGCGGCTGCACCGCTGCAGGCGCTGATCAGCAATGCCACGCCCAATGCGATGGCGCACCTGCTCACGACCGATTCGATCGGCGCTGTGCGACGGTCAATGCGAGTGTTCATGCGCGTCATGCTCCTGCGTGGATTTGGGTGGAGAAGTCGGCGTGGCCTTGGGCGTGGTCGGCGCCGCGGGTTTCACCGTCGCAGCCGGCGCGGTGGCTGCAGGTTTTGCGGCTTCTGCGGACCCGTGCGCCGCATGCGCTTTGCCATCTGCATGACGATGCGCAGCGGGCATCGCAGCTTGCGCGCCCGCGGCGTTCGCCGGCTTCTGGGGGCGTTCATCGCCGACGCCGGCCGCATGCGCCGCTTGCCCATGGTCGCCACCGTCCCCATGGCCGTGCGGCGTTGCGTCGTGGTGATCGTCCGCGCCTTCGGCCATGGTTTCGCCGCCACCGTGCGAATGTCCGCCGCTTTCGGCGACCAGGGCGCGGTAGCGTGCTTCGTCCAGCGACGGCAACGCTTGCAGCAGGGCGGTCATGTTCCAGATGTACTCGTCGTCCATGCTGCCGCCCCAGGCCGGCATGCCCGAGGCCTTGATGCCGTGCTTGATGGTCCAGAACGCATGCCGCGGATCGATGGCGGCCTTGCTCAGCTCCGGTGGCGCGGGATAGAGCCCGCGGCTGAGTTCGGTGCTGTCCATGCCCGGGGCGAGATGGCAACCGGCGCACATGGCGTCGTAGTTGCCCGCGCCCTGGCGGATGCGCTCAGGGCTGGACAGGTCCGACGGCACCTGCAGCTCTTGCGCGCGCACGGCGACCGAACGTTTGCGCGCGGTTTCCAGCACCGCGTAGACAGGCCGCGTATGCGGCGCGTCGGCGCTGACGTCGTACGCGC includes:
- a CDS encoding DUF411 domain-containing protein — its product is MALLISACSGAAAPAATVAATAATTAAPSTGKPAAATAVAAHPHDAHTAHTAHATAKAKAKLPKMVVHKSPTCGCCSLWVEHVRAAGFEVEVRDREDLSAIKQRLGVPYGKGSCHTAEVGGYFVEGHVPVGDIQRMLKERPQARGLTVPGMPAGSPGMEMPDGRTQAYAVELVTADGGVSVYARH
- a CDS encoding cytochrome c, translated to MGAAAAAGGLIWSGAYDVSADAPHTRPVYAVLETARKRSVAVRAQELQVPSDLSSPERIRQGAGNYDAMCAGCHLAPGMDSTELSRGLYPAPPELSKAAIDPRHAFWTIKHGIKASGMPAWGGSMDDEYIWNMTALLQALPSLDEARYRALVAESGGHSHGGGETMAEGADDHHDATPHGHGDGGDHGQAAHAAGVGDERPQKPANAAGAQAAMPAAHRHADGKAHAAHGSAEAAKPAATAPAATVKPAAPTTPKATPTSPPKSTQEHDAHEHSH
- a CDS encoding heavy metal-responsive transcriptional regulator, with the protein product MQIGQLAKRAGVPIDTVRYYERNGILPAPERQASGYRAYDERDVERLRFLRRAKALGFTLVEIRDLLALSASRGDDMAGLKATASEKLADVERKLAELGRIRDGLSALIEACPGHGALERCPILAALAQEDA